One genomic segment of Impatiens glandulifera chromosome 6, dImpGla2.1, whole genome shotgun sequence includes these proteins:
- the LOC124943161 gene encoding berberine bridge enzyme-like 18: MKTLRISFFAFLIVLFSLSSTISAGSIHDFIECLSHFSPNSSSIPKITYTSHDSSYLSVLNFSIHNLRFTMPSTPKPLVIITPLYESQIPAIISCSKKHGMQIRVRSGGHDYEGVSYVSRVPFIILDLINLRSIDVDLKSKTAWVQAGATIGELYYSIANKSKTLAFPAGVCPSIGVGGHFSGGGYGTLLRKYGLAADNIVDARMLDVNGKVLNRSSMGKDLFWAIRGGGAASFGVVLAWKVKLVSVPSTVTVFTVRKTLEQNGSNLVHKWQTVANKFPNELYVRIAITRVKSSIDGKPTILASFISLYLGGVDDLIRIMQESFPELGLTKNDTAEMSWIESILYFFELTGKPLDILQSRIEPDITYFKIKSDYVEEPIPVSGLDGIWNMFFEDGAEMCRLVLSPYGGRMDEISTSSIPFPHRAGNLYKIQYLSIWDKASTTVTRSRIDWIRRLYSYMEPYVSKNPRAAYLNYRDFDIGTNSQQNTSYEQASVWGMKYFKNNFKKLSMVKTNVDPSNFFWNEQSIPTQDRMIIHM, from the coding sequence atgaagaccTTAAGGATTTCATTTTTTGCATTTCTTATTGTCTTATTTTCATTATCATCAACTATTTCAGCAGGTTCTATTCATGATTTTATTGAATGTCTCTCACATTTTTCACCAAATTCTTCTTCAATTCCTAAAATTACTTACACATCTCATGACTCTTCATATTTATCCGTCTTGAATTTCTCCATACACAATCTACGATTCACCATGCCCTCTACTCCGAAGCCACTCGTGATCATCACACCCTTATATGAATCTCAAATTCCGGCAATCATTTCTTGTTCCAAGAAACATGGGATGCAAATTAGAGTTAGGAGCGGTGGGCATGACTACGAAGGTGTCTCATATGTTTCTCGAGTCCCTTTTATAATTCTCGACCTCATTAACCTTAGATCTATTGATGTTGACCTTAAGAGCAAGACTGCTTGGGTTCAAGCTGGTGCGACTATTGGTGAACTTTATTATAGTATAGCCAATAAAAGTAAAACCCTAGCATTTCCGGCTGGAGTTTGCCCTTCCATTGGTGTTGGTGGACATTTTAGCGGGGGAGGGTATGGTACGTTGCTACGAAAATATGGTCTTGCTGCTGATAACATTGTTGACGCTCGCATGTTAGATGTAAATGGAAAAGTGTTGAATAGAAGCTCGATGGGTAAGGATTTATTTTGGGCCATCAGAGGTGGTGGAGCAGCAAGTTTTGGTGTCGTTCTTGCATGGAAGGTAAAACTAGTTAGTGTACCATCTACCGTCACAGTTTTTACCGTTCGAAAAACCTTAGAACAAAACGGTTCGAATCTTGTTCATAAATGGCAAACTGTTGCAAATAAGTTTCCTAATGAACTATACGTTAGAATCGCCATCACTAGGGTAAAGTCTAGTATTGATGGTAAGCCAACAATTCTAGCCTCGTTCATTTCCTTGTACCTTGGCGGAGTTGATGACCTCATTCGCATTATGCAAGAAAGCTTTCCCGAGCTTGGTTTGACGAAAAATGACACAGCCGAGATGAGTTGGATCGAATCAATCCTTTATTTCTTTGAATTGACTGGTAAACCTCTTGACATTTTGCAAAGTAGAATTGAACCAGATATAACCTACTTTAAAATAAAGTCCGATTACGTGGAAGAACCAATTCCCGTATCTGGATTAGATGGAATATGGAACATGTTCTTCGAGGATGGTGCTGAGATGTGTCGACTCGTTTTGAGCCCATATGGTGGAAGAATGGACGAAATCTCTACTTCATCAATTCCATTCCCTCATAGGGCAGGGAACTTGTATAAAATCCAATACTTGTCGATTTGGGACAAGGCGAGTACAACCGTGACTAGAAGCCGTATAGATTGGATCCGTAGGCTTTACAGCTATATGGAGCCTTATGTTTCAAAGAACCCGAGAGCTGCATATCTCAACTATAGAGATTTCGACATAGGGACAAACTCACAACAAAACACGAGCTATGAACAAGCAAGTGTTTGGGGGATGAAGTATTTCAAAAACAACTTTAAGAAGTTGTCCATGGTGAAAACTAATGTTGACCCATCAAATTTCTTTTGGAATGAGCAAAGCATACCAACTCAAGATAGAATGATTATACATATGTAA